A region from the Leptolyngbya iicbica LK genome encodes:
- the gatC gene encoding Asp-tRNA(Asn)/Glu-tRNA(Gln) amidotransferase subunit GatC, with protein sequence MIDLEQVRKVAHLARLELEAGEEAQFTTQLNSILEYVEQLNELDTADVPPTTRAIEVSNIHRPDQLETFGDRESLLSNAPDREDDFIKVPKIMEG encoded by the coding sequence ATGATTGATCTCGAACAAGTCCGCAAAGTGGCTCACCTGGCTCGGCTGGAGCTAGAAGCGGGAGAAGAAGCGCAGTTCACCACGCAGCTCAACAGTATTTTGGAATATGTAGAGCAGTTGAATGAGTTGGATACGGCTGACGTGCCGCCGACCACTCGCGCTATTGAGGTGAGTAACATTCACCGACCTGACCAGTTAGAAACGTTTGGCGATCGCGAGAGCTTGCTCAGCAATGCCCCAGACCGCGAAGACGACTTCATCAAAGTCCCCAAAATCATGGAAGGCTAA